A stretch of Bacteroidota bacterium DNA encodes these proteins:
- a CDS encoding MarR family transcriptional regulator, with the protein MEIEKEIVQAKFKSPLQKGIVNIIYTSNWIHSRQAKVLKPFGITIQQYNILRILRGQHPNPASITLLTDRMLDKMSNASRLVEKLLAKGYVERTVCPSDRRQVNVLITPVGLAILPQLENVLDQVEGNVHNLSDDELEMLSSLLDRLRG; encoded by the coding sequence ATGGAAATCGAAAAGGAAATTGTTCAGGCCAAGTTCAAGAGTCCCCTCCAAAAGGGTATCGTGAACATTATTTATACCAGCAATTGGATTCATTCGCGACAAGCCAAAGTCCTGAAACCATTCGGAATTACGATACAGCAATACAACATCCTGCGCATTCTGCGTGGGCAACATCCCAATCCGGCCTCAATTACCTTGCTCACCGACCGCATGTTGGACAAAATGAGCAATGCTTCACGTTTGGTAGAAAAGTTGCTCGCCAAGGGTTACGTGGAGCGCACTGTTTGCCCGAGTGACCGTCGGCAGGTGAATGTGCTGATCACTCCGGTTGGACTTGCCATTTTGCCGCAGTTGGAAAATGTTCTGGATCAAGTCGAAGGCAACGTGCATAACCTCAGCGACGATGAATTGGAGATGCTGAGCAGCCTGCTTGATCGACTGAGGGGTTAG